Below is a window of Leucobacter sp. Psy1 DNA.
ACGCGGGGTCCGCTGCTGCGCGCTCTGGGGCTCGCGACGCTGAAGTTCGTCACGGCGTCAGCCGCTACAGGAGTGAACCTGCCCGGGTTGCCGATGGCGGAGGCCGAGGCACTGCGCGACCGGCTCGTGGAGCTCGCGGAGACCAGGCGGTCCGGGCTGTGAGCGACCAGTCCGCTGTCTCGGGCGACGAGCCCCCGTCGATCGCCCCTGACGCCGACGCGCTCCCCGGTAAGGCGGACAGTGCTGGGTGGCGACGCATGCACCCCCTGACCCCGCTCATGCAGGGCGGGCTCGCGCTGCTCGTGATCCTCGGCATCATCATCGCGAACCTGCGCGAGATGCTCATCGAGCTCTTCGTGGGCGAGTCATATTCGGGCGGCGGGCCTGAGGAACTGGTGCAGACCGTCATCGCGGAGGGGATGCTCGGGATCGGGATCGCCGCTATCTTCGCGCTGATTCTCCTCATCGTGTTCTTCTCCTGGCTGAGCTGGCGCGTGCACACCTACCGGATCACGGGGGAAGCGGTCGAGAACCGCTCGGGCATCCTGTTCAAGAAGCATCGGCGGGCACCGCTCGATCGGATCCAGAGCGTGAACCTGCAGCGGCCGCTGCTGGCCCGCATCCTCGGGCTCACCAAGATCGAGGTGCAGACCGGCGGTCAGGGCGGCAAGGTCGAACTCGCCTACCTCGGGCATCGAGATGCCAAGACGGTGCGCGAGCAGATCGTGCGCTCAGCCGCGCGCTCGCAGGGCGAAGACGATTCCGCCGCGGCGGACGCGGAGGTCGGTGCCGCGACTGCTGCGGCCGACACTTCGGCAGGTGCCGTCGGGTACGACGGCACCGCCTACGGCGAGGCCCAGGGATCGTTCGATCGGCGTGTCCAGGAATTCGCCGACTTCGACATCGATGCGTCGGCGCGCACCTCAGGGGTCCTCGTCTCCGTTCCGGTCCCGCGACTGATCGGCAGCATCCTGCTGAGCTGGGAGATGCTCTTCACCGCCGCTATCCTCATCGGGATCGTGGTGATCGCGATCGTGCGGTCGCCCGGTGCTCTCGTCGGCCTGATCCCGCTCGCGCTCGTGATGGTCGGGCTCATTTTCGGACAGTTCAACAAGGGCTTCAATTTCACGCTGACCCGGTCGCGCGAGGGGATCAGGACCAGTGCAGGACTGACCGCGACGAACACCGAGACCATCCCGCTCGGCCGTGTGCACAGCGTGGAGGCCATGCAGCCGCTCGGGTGGCGGATCTTCGGGTGGTGGAAGGTCCGCATCAACGTCGCGGGATACTCCGTCTCGCAGGGCGGTCAGAACAGCAACCGCAACATCGTGCTCCCGGTCGGGCGCGCGGAGGACGCGCTGCGTGTGCTCGAGGCGCTCCTGCCCGACGCCTTCGACGAGGAGCACCCGCTCAGCGATGCGCTGATCGGTGCCGGCGCTGGCTACGTCGGGCCAGGACACCGGGCCGCGTGGGTGCTCTGGTTCGGCCGCCCTCACGCAGGTGTGCAGCTCGTTGCCCAGGGCGCAGGCGACGAGCGCGCGACCCTCCGCATCCGACGGGGCGCGCTCACGCGTTCCCTCATCGTCGCGCCCCTGCTCCGCGCGCAGTCCGTGCAGCTCAGGCGCCCGCTCGTGCACCGCATGCTCGGTCTCGCCTCGATCCAGACCCACACCGTGCTCGGGCCGATCGGGGTGGAAGCGCGCGGACTCGCCCTGCCCACCGCGAGAGAGTTCTTCGACGAGCTCTCCGCGACCGTGGTTCGCGTGCAGAGCGGCGAGGCCGACCGGCGCGAGGCCGAGCGCCTGGCCGACGCGTCGGATACCGAGCTGAGCGCGGGGCAGCTGTGACCCCGGCTCCGCAGCAGTCCCGGCTGGGGGTCGGAATCGTCGGAGCCGGTCGTGTCGGCCCCGTTCTGGGGCGCGCGCTCGCCGGTGCGGGGCACGCCATCACCGGGGTGTCGGCACTCAGTGAGGAGAGTCGCGAACGCGCCGAATCGATGCTGCCTGGCATCCCGGTGCTCGAGGTGCCCGAGATCGTCCGCCGGTCCGAGCTTGTGCTCTTCGCCGTCCCCGGCGATGAATTGCCCGGCCTGGTGCACGGGCTCACCGAGACGGGCGCCTGGCAGCCGGGGCAGATCGTGATCCACACGGCGCCCGAGCACGGCTTCGGGGTATTCGAGCCGGCACTCGCGCGCGGTGTGATCCCCCTCGCCCTGCACCCCGCCATCGTGTTCACCGGGACGAGCCTCGATCTCTCCAGGCTCGTGGATGCGACGGTCGCCGTGACGGCGCCCGCACCCGTGCTGCCGATCGGACAGGCGCTCGCCGTCGAGATGGGCGCCGAACCGGTGATCATCGCCGAGACTGACCGGCCGGCGTACGCCGAAGCCGTTGCCGCGGCCGAGGAGTTCTCGCGTGCCGTCGTGCGTCAGGCCGCTGAGGCGATGCGCGGGTTCGGCGTGGAGCGGCCCGATCGCGTGGTCGGAGGGATCGTTCGGGCCGCCGTCGAGGAGGAGCTCATCGCTGCGGAGTCTGCCGGACCGTCGGAGCCGAACATCGACGGGTAGACTTGTGCGGTACGCCGACCACACGGAGGACCCCGCCCCCATGAGCGATCAGACCACGCCAGAGCGCATCGACACCGAGAGCTTCGAAGACGAGGTCTTCGAGCAGAAGCAGGTGCGACTCGACAAGCGCGACCGGCTGAACGCCGATGGCGACCTCGCGGGAGGAGCGTACCCCGTCTCTGTGCCCGTGACGACCACGATCCCCGCCGTCCGGGCGCAGTGGAGCCACCTCACCGAGACGCCCGACAGCTCGTCAGGCGAGACCGTCGGTGTGGCGGGTCGCGTCGTCTTCCAGCGGAACACTGGCAAGCTGTGCTTCGCCAGCCTGCAGTCCGGCAACGGGGAGCGCATCCAGGCCATGGTGAGCCTCGCCGAGGTCGGCGAGGAGTCGCTCGCGCGCTTCAAAGAGCTCGTCGACCTCGGCGATCACCTCTTCGTGAGCGGCGAGGTCATCTCGAGCCGCCGCGGCGAGCTGTCGATCATGGTGCGTGATTGGCGCATCGCTGCGAAGGCCCTGGCTCCGCTCCCGAACATGTACGGCGAGCTGAACGAGGAGACCCGGGTGCGTCAGCGCTACCTCGACCTCATCCAGCGCGAGCAGGCGCGCGTCAACGTCCGCGCCCGCGCTGCGGCGATGGCGAGCCTGCGGCAGACGTTCGCCGACCGGGACTTCATCGAGGTCGAGACGCCGATGCTGCAGACCATGCACGGTGGTGCCTCGGCTCGCCCGTTCGTGACGCAGTCGAACGCGTTCGACACCGACCTCTACCTCCGCATCGCGCCCGAGCTGTTCCTGAAGCGCGCCGCCGTCGGCGGTCTGGAGCGGGTGTTCGAGATCAACCGCAACTTCCGCAACGAGGGCGCCGACTCGACGCACAGCCCCGAGTTCGCGATGCTCGAGGCGTACCAGGCCTACTCCGACTACCAGGGGATCGCCGACCTCACGCAGTCGCTCGTGCAGAACGCGGCCCTCGCAGCGAACGCCGGCACGGAGCGGGCCGGCTCGCACACCGTGCTCTGGGCCGACGGCACCCTCTTCGATCTCGGTGGAGACTGGGATCGCATCTCGATGTACGGGACCCTCTCCGAAGCGGCAGGTCGCGAGATCACGCCGGAGACCTCCGTGGCCGAACTCCAGGCGCTCGCCGACGCTGAAGGCGTCGAGGTCAAGCTGCCGAATCACGGAAAGCTCGTCGAGGAGCTGTGGGAGCACTTCGTGAAGGACGGCCTCACGCGACCCACCTTCGTCATGGACTTCCCGGTTGAGACGAGCCCGCTGACCCGTCACCACCGTTCGATTCCGGGTGTCGTGGAGAAGTGGGACCTCTATGTGCGGGGCTTCGAGCTGGCCACCGGCTACTCCGAGCTGGTCGACCCCGTCGTGCAGCGCGAGCGCTTCGTGGAGCAGGCCGCGCAGGCCGCCCGCGGCGATGATGAGGCGATGCGCGTCGACGAGGAGTTCCTGCGGGCCCTCGAGCACGGCATGCCGCCGTCGGGGGGCATGGGCATGGGCATCGATCGTCTGCTGATGGCTCTGACGGGTCTCGGGATCCGCGAGACGATCCTCTTCCCGCTCGTCAAGTAGCCCGGTCGGCAGGGACGGCGCTCTCAGACGGGTGTCGTATCCTGGTGCCCATGGACAACTGGTGGCTGAACGCCCTCTGGTCGATCACCCCGACCGTGCTCATCGGCATCTTCTTCTTCGTCGTGATGCGTCTCATTCTCCGCGCGGACCGCACTGAACGCCGGGTGTACCGCGAGATGGAAGCCGAGGAGCGGGCCCGCATGGGGTTGCCGCCGCGCGGGGAAGAACCGGCCGCTTCGGACGCGCGCAGCTGACGCCTGAGGCGCTTCCCTGATCCCAGGCCCGGTACAGTACCAGGAGGGGATGAACTCGGGCCGACGGAGAGGGCGCCATGGAAGCGATCGCAGCGGTGCTCTCGGACTGGTCGTGGAGTTGGGCGCTCGTTCCGGTCTTCATCGACCTCGTGATCCGCGTCGTGGCGCTCTTCGTCGTCCCGCGAAACCGCCGCCCCACCTCGGGCATGGCGTGGCTGCTCGCGATCTTCTTCTTCCCCATCCCCGGACTCATCCTCTTCCTGATCATCGGCAGCAACCGCCTGCCGAAAGCTCGCGTCCAGAAGCAGGAGGCCATCAACGAGCTCGTTGCCGAGATCGCGACCCGCGAAGAGGAGGCCCTGGTCACGCGGGCCATCGATCTGCCCCTCGGTGTCTTCGGCGCTGTGAAGCTCGGTCGGTCGCTCGGGGCGCAGCCGATGCTCAGGGGGAATCGCGCTCGGCTCCACACTGACTACGAGGGATCGTTCGCGAGCATGGCGGAGGCGATCCGCACGGCGCGCGAATACGTGCACATCGAGTTCTACATCCTCGTCTTCGACTCCACGACCGCGGTCGTGTTCGACGCACTGGAGGACGTGCGGCGCCGCGGAGTCGAGGTGCGCGTGCTGCTCGATCACATCTCGTCGGTGCGCAACCCTGGGATGAAGCGCACCGCCGACCGGCTCACGGAGATCGGCGCGCAGTGGTCGTACATGTTGCCCGTGCGACCCTGGCGCGGCGAGTACCAGCGACCCGACCTCCGCAACCATCGCAAGATCGTCGTCGTGGACGGCGAGGTCGGGTTCATGGGCTCGCAGAACCTCGTGGACTCGAGCTACAACAAACGCTCAAACCGCCGCCGCGGCCTGCACTGGAAGGACCTCATGGTGCGGGTCGAGGGCCCCGTCGTGCTCGGGCTCGAAGCGGTCTTCCAGGGCGACTGGTTCCTCGAGACCGGCGAGTACCTTGAGCACCTCGCCGAAAACGAGATCGCGGTGCCGCAGCCCGGTGATCTTGACTGTCAGATCGTGCCGAGCGGGCCAGGGTACGTGAGCGAGAACAACCTGCAGGTGTTCGTCGCGCTCATGTACACCGCGGTCTCCAGGATCAGCATCACCAGCCCGTACTTCGTGCCCGACGGCTCGATCATGAATGCGATCCGGGCCGCGACAGGTCGCGGAGTGCGCGTCGAGCTCTTCGTGTCCGAAATCGGGGACCAGCCCGTCGTGTACCACGCGCAGCGCTCGTACTACGAAGAGCTCCTGCGGGCCGGCGTGCGGATCCACATGTTCCGACCGCCTTACATCCTCCACTCCAAGCACTTCACCGTCGATGACGAGGTCGCCGTCATCGGTTCGTCGAACATGGATCAGCGGTCGTTCGGCCTGAACATGGAAGTCTCCATGGTGGTGCACGGCCAGGACTTCGTCCGCGAGCTCGACCGCGTGAACGACTACTACCGAGAGAACTCCCGTGAGATGACGGCAGAGGAGTGGTCGCGTCAGCCGCTGAGGTGGCAGCTCATGGACAACCTCGCGCGACTCACCTCCGCCCTGCAGTAGTCCGCACGGCGCGTTGCACCACACCGGTTGCGCATCTCGTTTTGGCAACGGGGCCGTGGGCGTGGCAGGATCAGCGTACGTTCTCGATGAGAGGAAAACGCAATGGCGCGTCAAGCTGAATCCACGTCCACTCCCGCACCCGACGCCGCGTCCGCGGCGGCGGCACCATCCAGTTCGTCGGCCGAGCCGGCTTCGGCCGCATCCGGCGCAGCGAAGACGGAGGCCTCGAAGTCTGCGGCGTCGAAGTCTGAGGCGTCAAAGCCTGCCGCGAAGAAGGCTCCCGCGAAGAAGACCGCTGCGAAGAAGACCCCGACCCGCAAGACCACTGCGAAGTCTGCAGCCACCAAGTCGGCCGCTGCGAAGTCGGCCGCTGCGAAGTCGGCTCCGGCGAAGGAAGCCGCTGCGAAGTCGGTTCCCGCGAAGGCGGCAGACACGGATGTGCAGGCATCGAGCACCGCCGAGGCGCCGGCCGCTCCGAAAGCGCGGAAGTCTCTGGCGCGTCGGAAGCGCCCCCGCAAGGGCCCGCAGACCGGCCCCGTGACGATCGGCCGCAGCAAGTTCACGAAGCTGAAGAACATCTCGGAGATCAGGCATTACCTGCGTACGAGCGACACCCCCGTCTTCTTCGTCGGGGCGACGGCGTTCAACCTGCTGGGCCTCGACCGCTGGGTGCGCGGCTTCTCATACATCACCTACTACGACAGCTGGGACGGGACGCACCCCCGCGTCTTCAGCCCGACGGGACGAGCGCAGCGCGAGTTCGAGAGCGGTGAGGACATCAACAACTGGTTGCTGCGCAACCATGAGGTGCGGGCGCATATCGAACGGCGCACCCCCGCCGGTAAGCGGCCGCAGGTCGTCATGGTCTTCTTCGACGAGGAGACCGCCAGGATCTGCGAGGAGCTCGATTACGAGCTGATCCTGCCGAGCCACGACCTGCGCGAGCGACTGGACTCGAAGATCGTGACGACGCAGATCGCGGATTCGGTTGGCGTTCCGAGCGTGCCGAACGTGCTCACGACGGTGGAGGGCTGGGACGAGCTCGTCAAGGTCACCGAGAAGGCAGGACTCGGTCAGGATCTGGTGATCCAGACCGCCTACGGCGATTCGGGGAAGACCACCTACTTCGTGACCAGCGAGGCCGAGTTCGCGGCCATCGCCGACGAGGTCACGGGTGTTGAGATCAAGGTGATGAAGCGGATCAACAACCGCCCCATCGCGATCGAGGCCGTACTCACGCGCAACGGAACCGTCGTCGGGCCGTGCATGACCGAGATCACCGGGCACGCCGACCTCACGCCGTACCGCGGGGGCTGGGCGGGGAACGAGATGTTCCCGACCGTGCTCGACGACGAGAGTCGGCACGCGGCGGTCCAGCTGGTCCGCAAGCTCGGCGACCGACTCGCCAAGGAGGGGTACCGCGGATTCTTCGAGGTCGACGTCCTCCTCGATACGGATACGGGGGACGTCT
It encodes the following:
- the cls gene encoding cardiolipin synthase, with the translated sequence MEAIAAVLSDWSWSWALVPVFIDLVIRVVALFVVPRNRRPTSGMAWLLAIFFFPIPGLILFLIIGSNRLPKARVQKQEAINELVAEIATREEEALVTRAIDLPLGVFGAVKLGRSLGAQPMLRGNRARLHTDYEGSFASMAEAIRTAREYVHIEFYILVFDSTTAVVFDALEDVRRRGVEVRVLLDHISSVRNPGMKRTADRLTEIGAQWSYMLPVRPWRGEYQRPDLRNHRKIVVVDGEVGFMGSQNLVDSSYNKRSNRRRGLHWKDLMVRVEGPVVLGLEAVFQGDWFLETGEYLEHLAENEIAVPQPGDLDCQIVPSGPGYVSENNLQVFVALMYTAVSRISITSPYFVPDGSIMNAIRAATGRGVRVELFVSEIGDQPVVYHAQRSYYEELLRAGVRIHMFRPPYILHSKHFTVDDEVAVIGSSNMDQRSFGLNMEVSMVVHGQDFVRELDRVNDYYRENSREMTAEEWSRQPLRWQLMDNLARLTSALQ
- the lysS gene encoding lysine--tRNA ligase; its protein translation is MSDQTTPERIDTESFEDEVFEQKQVRLDKRDRLNADGDLAGGAYPVSVPVTTTIPAVRAQWSHLTETPDSSSGETVGVAGRVVFQRNTGKLCFASLQSGNGERIQAMVSLAEVGEESLARFKELVDLGDHLFVSGEVISSRRGELSIMVRDWRIAAKALAPLPNMYGELNEETRVRQRYLDLIQREQARVNVRARAAAMASLRQTFADRDFIEVETPMLQTMHGGASARPFVTQSNAFDTDLYLRIAPELFLKRAAVGGLERVFEINRNFRNEGADSTHSPEFAMLEAYQAYSDYQGIADLTQSLVQNAALAANAGTERAGSHTVLWADGTLFDLGGDWDRISMYGTLSEAAGREITPETSVAELQALADAEGVEVKLPNHGKLVEELWEHFVKDGLTRPTFVMDFPVETSPLTRHHRSIPGVVEKWDLYVRGFELATGYSELVDPVVQRERFVEQAAQAARGDDEAMRVDEEFLRALEHGMPPSGGMGMGIDRLLMALTGLGIRETILFPLVK
- a CDS encoding biotin carboxylase; the protein is MQASSTAEAPAAPKARKSLARRKRPRKGPQTGPVTIGRSKFTKLKNISEIRHYLRTSDTPVFFVGATAFNLLGLDRWVRGFSYITYYDSWDGTHPRVFSPTGRAQREFESGEDINNWLLRNHEVRAHIERRTPAGKRPQVVMVFFDEETARICEELDYELILPSHDLRERLDSKIVTTQIADSVGVPSVPNVLTTVEGWDELVKVTEKAGLGQDLVIQTAYGDSGKTTYFVTSEAEFAAIADEVTGVEIKVMKRINNRPIAIEAVLTRNGTVVGPCMTEITGHADLTPYRGGWAGNEMFPTVLDDESRHAAVQLVRKLGDRLAKEGYRGFFEVDVLLDTDTGDVYLGELNPRISGASAITNVTAGAYADVPLFAFHLLEYSGIDFDIDVDEINSRWEELASEDEWSHMVIKQTVDTVERIDVAPRTGRYVLDHYGNLVYTHGDLDWHLLSGEHEAFFLRIYNSGDYRWKGADLGILVTKAHLEASHGGLTLHAKYLVDAIRGMYSATPIESGEPAPKPAPTKGK
- a CDS encoding PH domain-containing protein, with protein sequence MSDQSAVSGDEPPSIAPDADALPGKADSAGWRRMHPLTPLMQGGLALLVILGIIIANLREMLIELFVGESYSGGGPEELVQTVIAEGMLGIGIAAIFALILLIVFFSWLSWRVHTYRITGEAVENRSGILFKKHRRAPLDRIQSVNLQRPLLARILGLTKIEVQTGGQGGKVELAYLGHRDAKTVREQIVRSAARSQGEDDSAAADAEVGAATAAADTSAGAVGYDGTAYGEAQGSFDRRVQEFADFDIDASARTSGVLVSVPVPRLIGSILLSWEMLFTAAILIGIVVIAIVRSPGALVGLIPLALVMVGLIFGQFNKGFNFTLTRSREGIRTSAGLTATNTETIPLGRVHSVEAMQPLGWRIFGWWKVRINVAGYSVSQGGQNSNRNIVLPVGRAEDALRVLEALLPDAFDEEHPLSDALIGAGAGYVGPGHRAAWVLWFGRPHAGVQLVAQGAGDERATLRIRRGALTRSLIVAPLLRAQSVQLRRPLVHRMLGLASIQTHTVLGPIGVEARGLALPTAREFFDELSATVVRVQSGEADRREAERLADASDTELSAGQL
- a CDS encoding Rossmann-like and DUF2520 domain-containing protein, with the translated sequence MTPAPQQSRLGVGIVGAGRVGPVLGRALAGAGHAITGVSALSEESRERAESMLPGIPVLEVPEIVRRSELVLFAVPGDELPGLVHGLTETGAWQPGQIVIHTAPEHGFGVFEPALARGVIPLALHPAIVFTGTSLDLSRLVDATVAVTAPAPVLPIGQALAVEMGAEPVIIAETDRPAYAEAVAAAEEFSRAVVRQAAEAMRGFGVERPDRVVGGIVRAAVEEELIAAESAGPSEPNIDG